The following proteins are encoded in a genomic region of Sorangiineae bacterium MSr12523:
- the larE gene encoding ATP-dependent sacrificial sulfur transferase LarE — MEEQDPHLQRLFSLLSDMGSVLVCYSGGVDSAFVLAAAHRVLGPRAIGMTAVSPSLPSFEREAAIDIARQIGARHELVPSSEIEDDNYRKNDVDRCFHCKSELYRLSSKKKVDWSLDWVLNGTNLDDLGDYRPGLEAAKNAQVRSVLVECGFRKEDVRRGAALLGLPVWNKPASACLSSRIPYGTEVTRERLAQIDALEAELHHLGLRQVRVRWHALGSTKDTTPGAIARIEVAATELLAAFEQRDAIVDAGKRAGFRYVTLDLQGYRTGSHNEVLTGRSLRVVNG, encoded by the coding sequence GTGGAAGAACAGGATCCGCATCTTCAGCGCTTGTTTTCGCTTCTGTCCGACATGGGCTCGGTGCTCGTGTGCTACTCGGGCGGCGTCGACAGCGCCTTCGTGCTCGCCGCCGCGCACCGCGTCCTCGGCCCGCGCGCCATCGGCATGACCGCGGTGAGCCCGAGCCTGCCCTCCTTCGAGCGCGAGGCGGCCATCGACATTGCGCGGCAAATCGGCGCGCGGCACGAGTTGGTGCCGTCGAGCGAAATCGAAGACGACAATTACCGAAAGAACGACGTCGACCGCTGTTTTCATTGCAAATCGGAGCTGTATCGCCTCAGCTCGAAGAAGAAGGTCGATTGGTCCCTCGACTGGGTCCTCAACGGCACCAACCTCGACGACCTCGGTGATTACCGCCCCGGGCTCGAGGCCGCGAAGAACGCGCAGGTGCGCAGCGTCCTCGTCGAGTGCGGCTTCCGCAAGGAGGACGTGCGCCGCGGCGCCGCGCTCCTCGGCCTGCCGGTGTGGAACAAACCCGCTTCCGCGTGCCTTTCGAGCCGCATCCCCTACGGCACCGAGGTGACCCGCGAGCGCCTCGCCCAAATCGACGCGCTCGAGGCCGAGCTGCACCACCTCGGTCTGCGCCAAGTGCGCGTGCGATGGCACGCCTTGGGCAGCACGAAGGACACCACCCCGGGCGCCATCGCCCGCATCGAGGTCGCCGCCACCGAGCTCCTCGCTGCCTTCGAACAACGCGACGCCATCGTCGACGCCGGCAAACGCGCCGGCTTCCGCTACGTCACCCTGGACCTTCAGGGCTACCGCACCGGCAGCCACAACGAAGTGCTCACGGGGCGCAGCCTCCGCGTCGTGAACGGCTAG